The Streptosporangium album genome segment GTGAGGCGGTCCACATCGATCGGAGAGGGGCTCTGGTGGGAGGCGGTGCCGTAGCTGACCAGGCGGCCGAAGTCGGCCACCGCGCCGAGCGCGGCGTCGAACACCGGGCCGCCGACCGCGTCCAGGACGACGTCGGCGCGGTGGCCCAGGTTGGCCTCGATCACCCGCTCGGCGTAGCCTTCCGCCTCACCGTCCACGGCCACGTCCGCGCCCAGACTCAGCGCCAGCGCCTGCTTCTCCTCGCTGGACGCCGTGGCGATCACGCGGCCCGCCCCGAACTCCCCGGCGAGCTGGACCGCCAGGTGCCCCACGCCGCCCGCCGCCGAGTTGACCACGACGCGCTCCCCCGGCAGCACACGCGCCGCCGAGCGGATCAGATGCCATGCGGTCAGGCCCTGGACCAGCAGGGCGAGCGCCTCGCCCGCGCCGATCTCCTCCGGCAGTTCGACGACGTCCTCGTCGTCGATGAGGGCCTTGGACGCGTAACCGCGCCGGGCCAGGCCCATGACGCGGCGGCCGTCGGCTGTGCGTCCGACGATCTCCCCACCGGGGACGAACGGCAGGTCCGGGGGGAGGTAGGTTCCGGCGACGCGTTCGGTGTCGGCGAAGTTCACTCCCGCGGCCTCGACCTCGACGAGGAGCCGGCCCGGCTCCGGCACCGGATCGGGCAACTCGACCTCGGTCAGGACCTCGGGCCCGCCGATACGGGTGATCTGGATGGCGCGCATGGGATACCCCCTGTTTTTCGATGACCTGCTGTGCCCGTCAGCCTAGGAAGGCGCGGACCGGGGAATCAGGGGGCAACGTGGACGGGGACCAGTTCTTCCATGAGCGGCGTTCATATAACGTCTCCCCATGACGCACGAGGATCTGACGGCCGGCGAGCTGCGCATTCTGGCCGCCGTGGAGCGGGAACGCTCCTTCTCCGCCGCCGCGATCCGGCTCGGCCTCACCCAGTCGGCGGTCTCCTACGCCGTCCGCGCCGCCGAACGGAAGATCGGCATGGTGCTCTTCCAGCGTGGGCGCAACGGTGCCCGGCCCACGGCCGCGGGCACGGCGGCGGTCGGGCACGCCAGGCGGATCCTGCGCCTCATGGACGTCATGAGGGCCGAGGCGCACGCGGCGTCGACGGGGGAGACGACAGGCAACATCAAGGTCGCGGCGTTCCGCAGCGCGGCCTTCCACCTGCTGCCCATGGTGCTCGCGCGGTTCGCCCGACGCTACCCGAAGGTCACGGTGGATGTCCGGATCGTGCAGGAGATCGGCAGGGGGATCGCGGGGGAGGTACTGGAGGGCCGGGCCGATCTCGGCATCGTCACGTTTCCTTCCAGAGTCGCCGGTCTGGTCGGCAGGGACCTGTTCGCCGAGCCGTACGTGCTCGCCTATCCGGCCGGGCACCCGGATCCGCGCAGCCTGCCGATGATCGACTGGCACGAGAACTGCTCGGTGGAGACCAAGCGGTGGCTGGACAGGCAGGCGTGGATCCCGCCGAGCGACATCCAGGTCGAGGACGACGGGGTCGTGCTCTCGATGGTCGGCTACGGTCTCGGCAGCGCGATCGTCCCCCGTCTCACCCTTGTCGACGCGCCACCCAAGGTCGCGATGGAGGAGCTCGACGCGGCCCCGCCGATCCGGCGCGTGGGTTACGTCACCACCTCCGAGATGGCGAACTCGGCCGTCGTCCGCGAGCTGGTCGGCGAGCTCCGGGCCCACTGCGCCAAGCGGTTCGCCGCCGTCGGCTGAGCCCCTCAGCGCCGGGGCGACGGCCAGGCGTTGGGGCGGCAGCCGTACAGCGACTTGGTCTGCTGGAGCATCACCGGGGCCCGCTTGCCCTGTCCGGGGCAGGACTCGTGGCTGTGGCCGAGGCCGTGGCCGACCTCGTGGTTGATGACGTACTCCCGGTAGGTGGCCACGTCGCGGCCGTAGCCGCGCACGCCCTCGTTCCAGCGCACCGCGTTGATGGTCGCGCGCCTGCCGTTCCAGCACGACAGGGTGCCCAGGGTGACCATGGGCAGGCACTGCCGGTCCGTCGTCGCCGGGCTGGACAGCGACACCCTGATCTTCACGGGGCCGCGCGCCACCCGCTGGAACCGGAATCCCCAGCTCCGCCGGTCGTTGAGGATCCGGTGCACCTCGTCGGCGAACTCGCGCCCGTCGAACGGCAGGCCGCGCTCGACCTCGACCACGTACCGGATCACCTTGCCCGCGCGGCCCGCGGGGGGACGGGCGTCGCCGGGGACGACGGCGTAGCGACCGCTCGCCGCCTTCGGCACGGTCACCCTCGCCGGCTGGCGCCGCCCGTTGGCCATGAGGAACGTCTGCTCGGGTCCGGATGTCCGCGTCGGCTCGGGCGGCGGGGTGGGCGTCACCGAGACGGCGGGCAGGGCGACCTCGGAGGGCGTGGGCCGGTCGGGGGATTGTGCGGATCCGCCGGAGGCCGGCGTGGGGTAACCGTTCAGCACGGCACCGCCGCCGACCAGCAGCGAAGCCAAAATAAGCAGGGCAATAACCCACACAACGGTCTTAAGGTCATAACCCTTTACGTTCCTCAACATAGGCCGTAAACCTTATTGCTTCGGCCGTTGTTGTCGATCACGGGGGAGAACGTGATCAGGCAGAGGGCCGGAGGCCCGCCCACGGGGCCTGCCGACGGCGGCGGCCGTCGGCAGGCCCGGACGGTCCGGGCACCCTTGCGTTACGGGGCCAGGGCTGTCCGGTCTAGGAATGGGGGCAGGCGTCCTGGTACATCGGAGATGT includes the following:
- a CDS encoding quinone oxidoreductase family protein: MRAIQITRIGGPEVLTEVELPDPVPEPGRLLVEVEAAGVNFADTERVAGTYLPPDLPFVPGGEIVGRTADGRRVMGLARRGYASKALIDDEDVVELPEEIGAGEALALLVQGLTAWHLIRSAARVLPGERVVVNSAAGGVGHLAVQLAGEFGAGRVIATASSEEKQALALSLGADVAVDGEAEGYAERVIEANLGHRADVVLDAVGGPVFDAALGAVADFGRLVSYGTASHQSPSPIDVDRLTELNFSVTGFWVRPAIRLPGGYREPLKELLDLTASGRLRPIVGGEYALSDARRAHEDMLARRTTGKVVLRP
- a CDS encoding LysR family transcriptional regulator — its product is MTHEDLTAGELRILAAVERERSFSAAAIRLGLTQSAVSYAVRAAERKIGMVLFQRGRNGARPTAAGTAAVGHARRILRLMDVMRAEAHAASTGETTGNIKVAAFRSAAFHLLPMVLARFARRYPKVTVDVRIVQEIGRGIAGEVLEGRADLGIVTFPSRVAGLVGRDLFAEPYVLAYPAGHPDPRSLPMIDWHENCSVETKRWLDRQAWIPPSDIQVEDDGVVLSMVGYGLGSAIVPRLTLVDAPPKVAMEELDAAPPIRRVGYVTTSEMANSAVVRELVGELRAHCAKRFAAVG
- a CDS encoding DUF3152 domain-containing protein, coding for MASLLVGGGAVLNGYPTPASGGSAQSPDRPTPSEVALPAVSVTPTPPPEPTRTSGPEQTFLMANGRRQPARVTVPKAASGRYAVVPGDARPPAGRAGKVIRYVVEVERGLPFDGREFADEVHRILNDRRSWGFRFQRVARGPVKIRVSLSSPATTDRQCLPMVTLGTLSCWNGRRATINAVRWNEGVRGYGRDVATYREYVINHEVGHGLGHSHESCPGQGKRAPVMLQQTKSLYGCRPNAWPSPRR